One Harpia harpyja isolate bHarHar1 chromosome 11, bHarHar1 primary haplotype, whole genome shotgun sequence genomic window, GCAGCTACTGTCCTGCAGCCTCCGGGACGTACCTTGATTTTGGAGCCTGCGGTGGTCGGTCGTCCCTTTTTGTCAGAATCAAGCTTTTCTGGGAAAAGCATCCGGATGAAACCGCTGAAAGGCAGGTGACAGTCCCCAGGTGAGAGCTGCCAGGGTCCCCAAGCTCAGCACGTGCTGAGCTGAaaccagctccagctctgctttctgctgcttggaAATCCTGCACCGTGGCTGAGCCCGTCCCCCCCGACTACCCCCAGGCTGAGCAGGATTGGTGCTGGTGGATGAGCACCCCTCcacccagccccgcagcccctggGTGCCACTGTGCTCGATGGGGGGATGCCGCCGGTGCCCGCAGGGTGATGCAGGATGCTGAGCACCCTGAGCTGTGGCTCTGGCAGAGGCAGGACCAGCAAAGCTTTATGGTCTGGATGTTGAGGGTGCtgccctctgccccagccctttTGGGGTGGCTTCTGGGACCACAGCGCTGCCAGGACTCACTATTCACTGCTCTGCATGAGCTCGATCAAGTCGGTGAAGAGCACATCCCGGTTGCGCTCACAGAAGCCGTTCACGTCATAGGAGACCTGGGGACAAGGaggggagctcagccccgtgccGCTGTGGCCAGGGCCGTGGAGTGTGGGATGTGGGGCGTGGGATGTGGGGCGTGGGGTGCTGTACCTTGCCTGCATAGTGGTGGATGACGAAGCCTGAGCTCCAGCTGTTGAAGTGCTCGTGGGTGCCCACGGCCgcctgcagcttctgcagcaggGTCTGGTCCGCCCCCTCGCCAGTGGCGTGCATGGTGGCACAGACGTCGTCCAGGACGCTCATGATCCCGGGGGGGTTCTGGGAGAGGGTAAGTGAAGCCATGGGTGTCCAAAGGCTGTGGGCAGGGCCTAATCCTGCATCTGGCTGTGCTCAAGTGCCCCACACTGGTCAAAGCTGCTTCATGCTGAACTGCAGCTTAGATGAaggatgcagagctgctgctctcccaAGGATGCTCCCTGGCAGGACCGGTTTCTGCCACCCATCCTTGACAGCACCCAGCCCATCCAGCACCCCTCTCTCTGGGTGCCTCAGCTCCCTGAGAAAGCCTCCCCCGGAGGAGGGGACCCCACTCACCAGCTTGTTCTCTATCAGGTCGCACACCACCTTGTTGTTGAAATACTGGATCTGGGTCCACTTGATCCCCTCCTGCACGTATTCCTCCTGGGGAAGCACAGGGAGAGTTGGGTGGGCCCCTGACCCATGGCATatgctgcagccccccctgctCCAGCCATGGTGCCGGGACCGGCTGGCGGCAGGGGTGCGCAGGGTGCAGGAATCGGGGCGCTGGTGCAGCCCCGCGGCCCAGCCCCCCATACCTGCTCTGCCTTCAGAGTCAGCTCTATGAAGATTTGCTGCAGCTTCTCGTTCACAAAGTTAATGCAGAATTGCTCGAAGCCATTTTTCTGCAAAAGGACAAAAGATGAAAGAGAAGATGAGATTCAGTTGGCTTCTGGTCCTCTCACCGCATTGAGGGGACCCCAAACAGCAGATAACAGCCCCCTGCTCCAGCCGCTCTCCTTgctgtgggagcagggaaggaCATTGCCCAGCTGGGCTCCTACAGCAAAGCAACACATACCTGGAATATTTCGAAGCCATAGATGTCCAGCACCCCGATGCTGTACTCCTCATATGGCTTCTGCATAGCCCGGTTGATAGACTGCAGGGAGAGACGGGATGAGCCACCTTCATCAGGGCCGTAGAGCAGTGGGGCTGGCTGAACGCAGGAGCGGATGGTGAGCATCCCCTCCGCGCTGCAGCCACTCTTGGCCCAGCCTGCCAGGACCACACACCTCCACGAGAAAGTCGAAGATGCGTGCGTAGAGCCCCTTGGCCAGGGCATCTCGGGTGTAAGCCGCCTGTTCCACGTTGAGGGTGACGGTGATGGACTCGGAGCGGCCGCCCCACTTGCTGTCCATTTTCCTGCTGGTGACCTTCTCGTTGAGGCGGTCCTGGTCGATCCCCAGCAGGTAGGCAGGGAaggccagggctgggcagagtgGGGGAGGGCAGTCAGGGCTGCCTGCTACCTGTACGCCCCTGGCACGCTGCCCGCAGGCGCTGctggacccccccagccccatccgaGTGCAAAGGACAGCAGCGGTGCAGCGACCGGGGATGTGGGACGTGGTCCTCCTTCTGCTAAATCACAGCAAGGGACTCCTGGCATCTGTCCCCTTGCTAATTAAGCGCTGGTTGTGCCATTTGcttgctgcctcagtttccccatgtcTAACGTGGGGAAGATGCTGACACTGCCTCTCTCCTCTGCCAGGGCATTTGTGCTATAAAGAGTCTGCAATTCATTGCCAAGGGCCTCTGCGAGCGTCCCCACTTGCCCGCCCCGGAGCAGGGGAAGTTGGCTACTCACAGTCAGCATTTTCCACTCGAGCATAGTTGCCTTCCTCCCGAAAGCTGATGTTTCCCAGGTGGAGGATCCCAGCCACGAtctgcagcaccagctgctgctcctcaccccgGATGCCGACGACCTGCATGGCgttctgggggtggggggagcccgtcagcccctgcccagctgcagctggtttTGGGGACTCCCCCTCCCAGGCACTCACCATGGTCTCATGGAAGTCACTGTGGTCATCTGTGCCCTCCACCTGGTACGTGTCCGACTGGTTTAGGTAGTAGTAATAATCAGGGCTCATGACGCCCAGGTTCTGCCGCTGCTCTTGGGACGCCCCTTCGATGAGCTGGGAGAGAAACGGGAGCTGAGGTTACCCAGCCTCTGGCCCCCGCGGCAGCCCAGCTGGCTCTGTGCCCCCCATACCTGATAGTAGATGTGGAAATTCCTCTCGCACTCATTCTGGCTCACCACCCGCGACTTCTCCAGCAGAAAGTTGGAGATCTTCCCCCCGTCGGGTTCGCCGCCCCGGCTGAACTGGATCTCGAAGtacttcccctgccccagcacagctcccgCTCAGAGCCATGGCCCTGGCCGGCGGGACTCCtcaacccccccagccccggctcctctcccgctcctccCGCCACACTAGGACCATTGCTGGGACAGATCCTGGCTGTGGCGCTGACCCTCTGCACCCACCCTGGTGACTTACAAAGCGGCTGGAGTTGTTGTTCCGGACGGTTTTGGCATTTCCGAAGGCTTCCAGCAGCGGGTTGGACTGCAGGATGATGTCCTTCACATGCTGGGGGCAGAAGAGGGAGAGGGCTGAGCAGGGGGGCTGCACGCCTGCACCCcactgcagcagccctgccttgGGGCTGGGGACAGACCCAGGGCTTTGCACGTCCCCAgccctggagctggggctgctccgTGTGCCACCATCAGATGGGTGGTGGGGAGCGGTTGGGAGGTGAAGCGATGTGTGGCTTTAGGGGTGGGGGTAGACATACCTGTACTTTCTCGCCACCCCCAGACACTTTGGAGATGTAGCCCATGATGTATTTCGCTGCCACTGTTTTCCCGGCCCCGCTTTCTCCACTGTGCAAATGGCAAAGCAGAGGAGACATGAAACGGCCTCACCAGGGTCGCCCATCCTGGGGTGCTTCGGGGTgggatgctggagcagggctggggggtgacAGTGGGTGACAGCAGGTGACGGGGGCTGTGGCCTCCCTCCTGCTGCGTAATCTGAGCGTGTGGCAGCACTAATGCCAGGGACGGGGCTGCCCGGGTGCTCTGGGATGTAAGCAGGGTTGGAGCAAGGCTGGGTGAGGAGCTGCTCCAGGAGATGTTGGATTTCTTATTGCTGGattttggaggggaggagggacacTTGGGAGCCTCAAGGGGAAGTCTCTGGCCTTGCCCCACATCCTGACCATTTCCCTTGCAACACTCAGCCGGAAAGGTGCATTGCACAAGGCTCGGTCCCTGCCTGGGACAACCTGGTCACAGCCCCGGCTGGTGCTCATGGCTCAGGACGTGGGGGTCCCTCCAGGCATCCCCACACGCTGGGTCCCCCAGGACCCACCACTGGGCTTCAGCCACCtcttgctgctgcccagctgctgtgTTTAGCCGGGGTGCCCCCAGGGTGTGGGGAGAAACAGTGATGGGGGCAGCCGGCCCCATAGTGGTGGCACAGGGTCCCCAGCTGCGCCCCGCGTACCCCCTACCTGATGATGACGCACTGGTTCTCCCCATCGATCAGCATATTGCGGTACATGTTGTCGGTCAGGGCGTAGATATGGGGGGGATTTTCGTACTGAGCCTAAACAGGGGACAAGGACAGCAGCGCTGAGCACAGAGTAGCCATCAGCTCCCCGCCCTGAgtcccctccccaaatccccttaactctgcccatgCGTTACACAAGGCAGTGGCACACAGCAGGAATGGGGAATTAGTCTCTTGCCACAAACATGAGCTAATCAGCAGCATGTCAGATGTTTTTTCGACTCTCCCCTCCTCTTTGGGAAGCTCGTTGTGGCAGAGCTAGTCACTTGGGCTGGATTTTACCATGTTTGGGTTGCTCTGGTGTGTATTTATGAGCTGAATTTCCCAGGAATGTGGATTTGCTCCTAAGTCTCGTTACTGACTCTCCATCAATATGTTTGGGAGCACTGACCCCTGCAGCACCCAAAgggctggggaggatggggacaCTCATGGGACAACCTTCAGGTGTTTTGCACCAAATTAAACCAAATGAACCCTCGGCCAGCCCCGCCAGCTGGCACGCAGCAGCCTCACCGCCCCCTGGTACAGCTCGATCTCCCGGTCGGTGAAGTACGGCATCTGCTTGAAGGGGTTGACGGAGATGAGCACCGGCCCAATGTAGGTCTGAGTGGCAGGTTAAGGTCTGTGTGTCCTTTCTTGTGTCCCCCCTTCCCGCTGTCCCTTCCTGCCCTGGAGGCAGCGTCGGTGAGAGCAATGGCAGGAAGGTGGTTGGGGAGAGTCCCTGCCTCATCCTGGAAGCTGCACCAGGAATACCACGAGGGTTTTCAGCTCGGGTGCAGGCAGAGGTGCTCTCCTGGCCACGGGGCCCCAGTGTTTCACTCCCTCGGCCCCGAGGTGTCCCCCACAGAGTGATCAGTGCAGCAAGAGTATCCCCTCAGCTTCCTGGCCTCTGGCTGAGGATCGGCCCCAAAACCGGCATTTCCAGCATCCCACATCCTCCTGGAATTCACCCTCTGCTCAGCCGCTCATGCTCCATCTGTGGCTTTTGCAGCAGGAGATCGTCTCCATTTTACAacgagggaaactgaggcacggagagGAAAGAAACTGCCagcttctgcctttccctggccATCCAGCCACTCCACCTCCCTCAgtccctgcctgcagcatcccccagTCACCCAGGTGTGGGCAGGGGAATGGAAAAGCAGGGAATTGTGCCTGGAAATGATGCAGCAGCAAGATGGGGATGagcccccagcaccccggggCAGGTGCTGGGGAGATGGAGGTTGGGGACAGAGCAGTGCCAGTGGGGTTACCCTGAGCCCTTGATGTCCTATTTTTGGCCCACCTGACAGTGCAGTGgggaaagagcagctgaaggGCAGGAAGAGGGGCTTTTCTGGGAAATGCAGAAGCGCGGGGCATTGAGTCATGGCTAGACGGGAGCCCTGCGTGGcagcacaaaaaaaggaagaaagaggctgcgtggggtatttttttcctcaaaaaaaaaaaaaaaaaaaaagccaaccccaaacccaacccctaAACACATTTAAAGCCCCAGGGCTGCCGAAAAGAGCGGGGAGGATGGCTGCGTCACTGATGGCCCGGGACAGAGCATCGCCTTGTAAGGACAGAGCCGCATCTTCAAGGAAACCACAGCCACTTGCAGAAGCGTGAGCAAGTGGCTCAGCCCTGTGCTCAGCCCCACTGCCACCCGAGCCCCTGCCATGCCCTGCTCTGCACGACAGGGATTTTGTCCTCTTCCCCATCAGAGCCGGCCACACACCAGAGCTGGGGTGCAGGCGAAGCGTGTGCAATGGTGCCGGGGTGCTGAGCCGGCCACATCCCCAGGCAGGTGTGGGGTGAGCAAGGCAAGGGCTCAGCACCTCAAATCGTGGGTGTGGGGATATCCCCCCCATCTGCACCGCAGAGCCTGAGAGCTGCCGAGCCTCGTGCACGGCGCTCAGCAGGGTCAACTCTGTGATGGGAGCCAGTGACTGCAAAAGCTTCTGGGCTGGGGGATGGCGCAGCAGGGGCAACACTGGGCAGGGTGGGAGCTTTGCACCCTGTGCTGGCTTGATGGTGTCCCATGTGGCCTGACACCAGTGGAGAGTGATGGGTGGCACCTCATCCCCATgtctgcagagatgctcctgcTCCATCCAGGCTTTGCTTGGATTTGCTGTGGGTGCGGAGCTGCCAGGGCATGCTGTGGGCATCGGGGGGGTTGGGTGACAGAAACAGGGGACGATGGCCACTACTGCCACTGGGGTCTGGCCCCCTTGGCACAGGCAGGTGGGTCTCCAGTGTGCAGGAGCAGTGGGAAACAGCAGATGAGGGGCTTTGCTCAGTGCTCTTTGCCTAGGGCTTTGTGGCCACAAAGGAAGGACCAAAGTGGGTCCAGGGCACGGCAGGATGGGGGTCACCGTTGTGGTCTCTCTGTCGAGTGCAACTCAGCTTGGGAATGGTGGCATTCCCGCAGCCGATCCCAATCTTGTCCCACCACAGTGTAAGGATGGGATACTCTGCAAGCATTGGGGCAGCCCCAGTTTGGCCCACGCCCTGGCAAAGCCTTGGAGCACAGCCCTGtcgctccctgtccctgtcccgcTGCCCCGGGAAGGATACAAAGATGTAATCGTCCATAAATCGCTTCTTGAGGTTCTCCACGATGGCCTCCTCGGAGATCTTGGAGAGCAGGACCATGTCGTCCACGCCGCTCTGCTTGACATTGTGGCTCTGCCAGTGGAAGCGCTCCTTGCTGCCCTGCGGGGAGAGGGCCACAGTGACTGCACTGGGGCCACCACCGATGGGAATGGGGCTCCAG contains:
- the MYO1F gene encoding unconventional myosin-If isoform X2, which translates into the protein MGSKERFHWQSHNVKQSGVDDMVLLSKISEEAIVENLKKRFMDDYIFTYIGPVLISVNPFKQMPYFTDREIELYQGAAQYENPPHIYALTDNMYRNMLIDGENQCVIISGESGAGKTVAAKYIMGYISKVSGGGEKVQHVKDIILQSNPLLEAFGNAKTVRNNNSSRFGKYFEIQFSRGGEPDGGKISNFLLEKSRVVSQNECERNFHIYYQLIEGASQEQRQNLGVMSPDYYYYLNQSDTYQVEGTDDHSDFHETMNAMQVVGIRGEEQQLVLQIVAGILHLGNISFREEGNYARVENADSLAFPAYLLGIDQDRLNEKVTSRKMDSKWGGRSESITVTLNVEQAAYTRDALAKGLYARIFDFLVESINRAMQKPYEEYSIGVLDIYGFEIFQKNGFEQFCINFVNEKLQQIFIELTLKAEQEEYVQEGIKWTQIQYFNNKVVCDLIENKLNPPGIMSVLDDVCATMHATGEGADQTLLQKLQAAVGTHEHFNSWSSGFVIHHYAGKVSYDVNGFCERNRDVLFTDLIELMQSSEYGFIRMLFPEKLDSDKKGRPTTAGSKIKKQANDLVNTLMKCTPHYIRCIKPNETKKPRDWEESRVKHQVEYLGLKENIRVRRAGFAYRRLFHKFLQRYAILTPETWPSWRGDERQGVQHLLRSVNMDPDQYQMGRSKVFVKNPESLFLLEEMRERKFDGFARVIQKAWRRHVAIRKYEQMREEASNILYNFKERRRNSINRNFVGDYLGMEERPELRQFLAKRERIDFADSVTKYDRRFKPIKRDFILTPKYFYLIGREKVKKGPEKGQIKEVLKKKVELQAVSGVSLSTRQDDFFILHENDADNFLESIFKTELISLLCKRYEELTHTKLCLSFKDTLQFRVKKEGWGGGGTRNVTFVRGQGDVATLKAGGKTLTVTIGDGLPRNARETCFCLGDGAAQGVSGKRAAGYKLRGQPPPPAGSEDHHLTGGSCPP
- the MYO1F gene encoding unconventional myosin-If isoform X1, encoding MGSKERFHWQSHNVKQSGVDDMVLLSKISEEAIVENLKKRFMDDYIFTYIGPVLISVNPFKQMPYFTDREIELYQGAAQYENPPHIYALTDNMYRNMLIDGENQCVIISGESGAGKTVAAKYIMGYISKVSGGGEKVQHVKDIILQSNPLLEAFGNAKTVRNNNSSRFGKYFEIQFSRGGEPDGGKISNFLLEKSRVVSQNECERNFHIYYQLIEGASQEQRQNLGVMSPDYYYYLNQSDTYQVEGTDDHSDFHETMNAMQVVGIRGEEQQLVLQIVAGILHLGNISFREEGNYARVENADSLAFPAYLLGIDQDRLNEKVTSRKMDSKWGGRSESITVTLNVEQAAYTRDALAKGLYARIFDFLVESINRAMQKPYEEYSIGVLDIYGFEIFQKNGFEQFCINFVNEKLQQIFIELTLKAEQEEYVQEGIKWTQIQYFNNKVVCDLIENKLNPPGIMSVLDDVCATMHATGEGADQTLLQKLQAAVGTHEHFNSWSSGFVIHHYAGKVSYDVNGFCERNRDVLFTDLIELMQSSEYGFIRMLFPEKLDSDKKGRPTTAGSKIKKQANDLVNTLMKCTPHYIRCIKPNETKKPRDWEESRVKHQVEYLGLKENIRVRRAGFAYRRLFHKFLQRYAILTPETWPSWRGDERQGVQHLLRSVNMDPDQYQMGRSKVFVKNPESLFLLEEMRERKFDGFARVIQKAWRRHVAIRKYEQMREEASNILYNFKERRRNSINRNFVGDYLGMEERPELRQFLAKRERIDFADSVTKYDRRFKPIKRDFILTPKYFYLIGREKVKKGPEKGQIKEVLKKKVELQAVSGVSLSTRQDDFFILHENDADNFLESIFKTELISLLCKRYEELTHTKLCLSFKDTLQFRVKKEGWGGGGTRNVTFVRGQGDVATLKAGGKTLTVTIGDGLPRNAKPTRKGATQSRGGSRYPAPSRSAPPAPRGACRNGAPQFPRSNSRAQRDTYTTPQKQARGPPAAALPPRNASRQTKTRPPSEQNMDFLNVPDQGVAGMQRRRSLSQRPPPARRPKPQPKAAVPRCQALYQYIGQDVDELSFNVGDIIDILLEDISGWWKGRLHGKEGLFPGNYVQKI